One region of Daphnia pulicaria isolate SC F1-1A chromosome 7, SC_F0-13Bv2, whole genome shotgun sequence genomic DNA includes:
- the LOC124349689 gene encoding XK-related protein 6-like, whose translation MGLMKKRKNKNPTAEQQNSQVTVQPISADTIPVEISEQEIPQSIKDFAQKCKDNFDEGTLSWLIRFNYVSFLLYIIHIGCNIYWLNYFYNKGDMWYFGCTLAFWLIPAGSATLTSFLFYNPGWPINQNQDTFDPRDYLPEKESNFSFNMKWFLGFCPFPRYWDTIKYARKAKKAKKTDDEAQNMYFLAMIWEDVELLQLRQFESFMESAPQLLLGLYIAIKEESLLGYWSLLKIVTIGSLSWALLSYDNKICLMNGKRDDAAQRSRSNVIRIDFTNDDETNEVIDCIKNINWKKNVLSFFAHFSWMVARFMVLSLFATVHGWVIWMACLAHLVPILVLHKEKNYGFMDSLRLSFLHVFAYLYRTKNKRDQEKHLRFSPVAYQYVCICENLFLMVMCSQSIIKCNERSNLDISSILSYPWNDWTFSLPWIGQILTFLLSCLLFRLLNKERQSPITPAAPS comes from the exons ATGGGGCTcatgaagaaaaggaaaaataaaaatccaacgGCCGAGCAACAAAATTCGCAGGTTACAGTACAACCTATATCTGCCGATACGATTCCCGTCGAAATTTCCGAACAAGAAATTCCGCAGTCCATAAAAGATTTTGCGCAAAAATGCAAAGACAATTTTGATGAAGGAACGTTAAGTTGGTTGATTAGGTTTAACTATGTTTCATTCCTTCTCTACATCATCCACATTGGTTGTAACATTTATTGGCTTAATTACTTTTACAACAAAGGAGATATGTGGTATTTCGGGTGCACCTTGGCATTTTGGTTAATCCCTGCAGGTAGTGCGACTCTAACAAGTTTCTTGTTTTACAATCCCGGTTGGCCGATTAACCAAAACCAAGACACATTTGACCCCAGAGATTATTTGCCAGAAAAAGAATCTAATTTTAGCTTTAACATGAAGTGGTTTTTGGGTTTCTGTCCATTTCCGAG GTACTGGGATACCATTAAATACGCCCGCAAAGCCAAAAAAGCCAAGAAAACGGATGACGAGGCGCAGAACATGTATTTCCTCGCAATGATTTGGGAAGATGTCGAGTTACTACAATTGCGCCAATTTGAGAGTTTCATGGAATCAGCGCCTCAATTATTGCTCGGCCTGTACATCGCCATCAAAGAAGAATCCCTTTTAGGAT ATTGGTCGTTATTGAAAATCGTCACTATCGGCAGCTTGTCGTGGGCATTACTCTCGTACGATAACAAAATCTGCTTAATGAATGGAAAACGTGATGATGCAGCCCAACGGAGCCGATCAAATGTCATCAGAATTGACTTCACGAATGATGACGAGACAAATGAAGTCATTGATTGCATCAAAAACATCAACTGGAAAAAGAACGTTCTCTCATTTTTCGCTCATTTCTCCTGGATGG TGGCCCGATTCATGGTCTTGAGTTTGTTCGCGACTGTTCACGGTTGGGTTATTTGGATGGCCTGCCTTGCTCACCTAGTCCCAATTCTCGTTTTGCATAAGGAGAAAAATTACGGTTTTATGGACTCGTTGAGATTGTCATTTCTCCACGTTTTCGCCTACTTGTaccgaacaaaaaataaacgtgATCAAGAGAAACACCTACGATTCTCACCTGTCGCGTATCAGTAT GTCTGCATCTGCGAAAATCTGTTTCTCATGGTAATGTGTAGCCAAAGTATCATCAAATGCAACGAGAGGAGCAATCTTGACATCTCATCCATCCTGTCCTATCCTTGGAATGATTGGACATTCTCACTCCCCTGGATCGgccaaattttgacttttcttttaagttGCTTGTTGTTTCGGTTGCTAAACAAAGAGCGACAATCTCCCATCACTCCTGCTGCCCCTAGTTAG